The sequence below is a genomic window from Dehalococcoidales bacterium.
TAATCTAGATTTAGATAATTGATATTGACAATATTACCATCTGGTCTTAGCCTGGATATGATATATTAAATACAAAGAGATAGCACTGTACAGGGAATTCTAAACTACCGCCCGCAAGATAGTCATTCACTACACTATAGTTGCGGCGTAATTCTAAACCAGAGGGGTAGATCTATAAGAACAATTAGGTGTTAGAAGAATGTAATCAAGTGCCTTGATCTGCCAGATGGCAATTAGTTAAATATGCTAAAGAGGAGTAACGATAAAATTGAAGCAGCTAAACATACTAGGACTAAACTATTCGTTCCATGACAGTACTGCATGCATCGTAGTGGACGGGAAGATAGTAGCAGCCATAGAGGAAGAAAGGCTTACACGCAACAAGCATACAGACGCCTTTCCCCAGAAAGCCATCGAACGTTGTCTGGCCATAGCTGGCCTCAATCCTAAAGACATCGACGCGGTGGCAGTTTCCATCAAACCCTCCAAGAACTGGGCAAACAAGATTGTTTATGGACTGGCTCATGCGCCTAAAGCCCGACCATTCATCAAAAATGAACTCGTCACATTACTTCGCAAGCAATCACGATTCAGGGGCTGGTATAGCTATACATGGCCGCAGAATGGTCCTAAAGTTTATTTCATACCACATCATTTGTCACATGCCGCCGGCACGTTCTTAGTTTCACCTTACGAGAAAGCGGCGATAATCAGCCTCGATGGCTGGGGTGAATGGGCTACGTCTTTTATCGGGGAAGGCAAGGGTAATCAAATCACCTGTTTTTCGGAAAGCTTCTTTCCCCACTCGCTCGGCTCTTTCTACGAATCAGCCACAGAATTCTGCGGCTTTCGGCCCAATTACGATGAGGGCAAGACTATGGGGCTTGCGCCGTTCGGCGACCCCGACATATTCGGAAAGATCGTTGACGGGATAGCTAAGGTTGACGCAAATGGCGTTATCAAAATAGATTTGTCCTATTTCTATTATCAGTACCAGGGACAACAGCGTTGCTCACCAAAGTTCTCCGCGACCTTCGGCCCTCCGCGGAAAGGCAAAGAGTTTCAAGACAATCATAAGAACGTCGCGGCCGCGTTTCAAAGAGTATTGGAGGAACGGGCGTTGAACCTTTGCGCGGTGGTGAGACAAAAAACCGATAGTCGTCATCTGGTTATCGCCGGAGGCATAGCACTCAACAGTGTGATGAACGGACGTATCCTGCGGGAAGCGGGATTTGATGATATATACGTGATGCCCGCGGCGGGGGATAACGGCACCGCCATCGGGGCAGCCTATTACGTCTACAATACGATACTAAACCAGCCGCGCGTATTTGTGCACGACGATCCGTTCTTGGGTACCGCTTACTCTGATGAATATATCGGAAAGCTGATCAGCGAGTG
It includes:
- a CDS encoding carbamoyltransferase N-terminal domain-containing protein, producing the protein MKQLNILGLNYSFHDSTACIVVDGKIVAAIEEERLTRNKHTDAFPQKAIERCLAIAGLNPKDIDAVAVSIKPSKNWANKIVYGLAHAPKARPFIKNELVTLLRKQSRFRGWYSYTWPQNGPKVYFIPHHLSHAAGTFLVSPYEKAAIISLDGWGEWATSFIGEGKGNQITCFSESFFPHSLGSFYESATEFCGFRPNYDEGKTMGLAPFGDPDIFGKIVDGIAKVDANGVIKIDLSYFYYQYQGQQRCSPKFSATFGPPRKGKEFQDNHKNVAAAFQRVLEERALNLCAVVRQKTDSRHLVIAGGIALNSVMNGRILREAGFDDIYVMPAAGDNGTAIGAAYYVYNTILNQPRVFVHDDPFLGTAYSDEYIGKLISECKLHAKRYDDISSVAARMLADGKILGWFQGRMEIGPRALGNRSILANPTPPYMKDKINAEVKHREAFRPFAPSVPVETKDKYFDIIGESPFMLKVCPVKPQMRDLLPAITHVDGSARLHTVSKGVNSVFYDLLEKFGALTGTPVLLNTSFNIQGQPIIETPEDAVRCFYSTGLDALAMGNFLITKNQTTEMT